In a genomic window of Pelecanus crispus isolate bPelCri1 chromosome 1, bPelCri1.pri, whole genome shotgun sequence:
- the NAALAD2 gene encoding N-acetylated-alpha-linked acidic dipeptidase 2 produces the protein MARSKATLCTWLGCPGLLGCFLLGFLAGWFTKPTEKNPNSSDVYQNVRQKLVAEMKAENIKQFLRSFTKLPHLAGTEQNLRLAKQIQGQWKEFGLDSAELVHYDVLLSYPNEKQPNYISVIDDQGNEIFNTSLFEPRPQGYENVTDILPPYNAFSAQGVPEADLVYVNYGRTEDYFKLEREMGINCTGKIVIARYGKIFRGNKVKNAILAGAQGIILYSDPADYCAPGVDAYPDGWNLPGGGAQRGNVLNLNGAGDPLTPGYPAKEYTFRYKVNEGVGIPKIPVHPIGYHDAEVLLRAMAGPAAPDSSWKGSLNVSYNIGPGFADNSSTRKVRMHVHTNNKITRIYNVIGILRGAVEPDRYIILGGHRDSWVFGGIDPTTGAAVLQEVVRSFGKMKMEGWRPKRTIIFASWDAEEFGLLGSTEWAEENARVLQERAVAYINTDSSIEGNYTLRVDCTPLLYKLVYNLTKEILSPDEGYENKSLYESWLEKDPATENNSYPRINKLGSGSDFEAYFQRLGIASGRVRYTKNRKADKFSNYPVYHTVYETFELVEKFYDPTFKKQLTIAQLRGKLVYELADSQVIPFDCRDYGEALKGYSNKIYKLAKKHEEQLKTCKVSFDPLFSAVVNFSKAAAEFHRRLEQVDKKDPVAVRIMNDQLMFIERAFIDPLGLPGRKFYRHVIFAPSSHNKYAGESFPGIYDAMFDIESKADQHEAWEEVKRQISIAAFTVQAAAGTLKEVA, from the exons GATGGTTTACAAAACCGAccgaaaaaaaccccaactcttCAGATGTCTATCAAAATGTGAGACAGAAACTTGTGgctgaaatgaaagcagaaaacatcaaGCAATTCCTTCG CTCATTTACCAAGTTGCCTCACCTCGCAGGAACTGAACAGAATCTTCGTCTTGCCAAACAAATTCAAGGCCAGTGGAAGGAATTTGGACTGGATTCAGCAGAACTCGTTCATTATGATGTGCTTCTTTCGTACCCAAATGAAAAGCAGCCAAACTACATCTCAGTAATTGATGATCAAGGGAAtgag ATTTTCAATACATCATTGTTTGAACCACGTCCACAGGGGTACGAAAATGTTACTGATATACTACCACCATATAATGCTTTTTCAGCACAAGGAGTGCCAGag gCAGATCTCGTATATGTGAACTATGGCCGCACCGAAGATTATTTTAAGCTGGAGCGTGAAATGGGAATTAACTGTACAGGAAAGATTGTCATTGCCAGATATGGGAAGATCTTCAGAGGAAACAAA GTTAAAAATGCCATATTAGCAGGAGCCCAAGGAATCATACTTTATTCAGACCCTGCTGACTACTGTGCCCCAGGAGTAGATGCTTATCCAGATGGCTGGAACCTTCCAGGTGGAGGAGCCCAGCGTGGGAATGTGTTAAACCTCAATGGAGCTGGGGACCCTCTAACGCCAGGTTATCCTGCAAAAG AGTACACTTTCAGGTATAAAGTTAATGAAGGTGTAGGGATTCCCAAAATCCCAGTTCATCCCATTGGATATCATGATGCAGAAGTATTATTACG TGCAATGGCAGGACCCGCAGCTCCAGACAGCAGCTGGAAGGGAAGTCTCAATGTGTCTTATAACATAGGGCCAGGCTTTGCAGACAACTCTTCTACAAG aaaagtcaGAATGCATGTTCatacaaacaataaaataacaCGAATTTACAATGTCATTGGCATCCTCAGAGGAGCTGTGGAACCAG ACAGATATATTATTTTAGGAGGTCATAGAGACTCTTGGGTATTTGGTGGTATCGATCCAACTACGGGTGCAGCTGTTCTGCAAGAGGTTGTACGGAGTTTTGGTAAAATGAAGATGGAAG GTTGGAGACCTAAGCGAACTATTATTTTCGCTAGCTGGGATGCAGAAGAATTTGGATTGTTGGGTTCCACAGAATGGGCTgag GAAAATGCCAGAGTCCTCCAGGAACGGGCGGTTGCTTACATCAACACAGATTCTTCTATAGAAG gCAACTACACATTAAGAGTTGACTGCACCCCTCTTCTCTACAAACTGGTGTATAATCTGACAAAAGAG ATTTTAAGCCCTGATGAGGGTTATGAAAATAAGTCTCTCTATGAGAGTTGGCTTGAGAAAGATCCTGCAACTGAAAATAATAGCTATCCCAG AATAAACAAACTGGGATCAGGCAGTGATTTTGAAGCTTACTTTCAGCGACTGGGAATTGCATCAGGCAGAGTCCGTTATACCAAGAATAGG aaagcagacaAATTCAGCAATTATCCTGTTTATCACACTGTGTATGAGACCTTTGAGTTAGTGGAAAAATTTTATGACCCCACCTTCAAGAAACAGCTAACAATTGCCCAGTTACGAGGCAAGCTGGTTTATGAACTTGCAGATTCCCAGGTCATTCCATTCGACTGTAGAGATTATGGAGAAGCCTTAAAAGGATATAGCAATAAAATTTATAAATTGgccaagaaacatgaagaaCAGCTGAAAACTTGCAAAGTATCATTTG ATCCTCTCTTTTCTGCTGTGGTGAACTTCTCAAAGGCTGCTGCTGAATTTCACAGGAGACTTGAACAAGTTGACAAGAAAGA TCCAGTTGCAGTGCGAATCATGAACGATCAGCTGATGTTTATAGAAAGAGCTTTCATTGATCCTCTTGGCTTACCAGGAAGGAAGTTTTACAG ACATGTCATCTTTGCTCCAAGCAGTCACAACAAGTACGCTGGAGAGTCCTTCCCAGGGATCTATGATGCCATGTTTGATattgaaagcaaagcagatcAGCATGAAGCCTGGGAAGAAGTAAAGAGGCAGATTTCCATTGCAGCCTTCACTGTGCAGGCCGCAGCAGGGACACTGAAAGAAGTAGCATAG